The Algoriphagus sanaruensis genome window below encodes:
- a CDS encoding (Fe-S)-binding protein, whose amino-acid sequence MSTYKVPTMAEMASNGQTPEVLFWVGCAGSFDERYKAVTQAFVKILNKVGVSFAVLGPEETCTGDPARRAGNEFLFQMQAVANIQVMNGYEVKKVVTACPHCFNTIKNEYPALGGNYEVIHHSQFLQQLINEGKVRLQGGGEFKGKKITFHDSCYLGRANDVYEAPREVIKALDVELVEMKRCRTKGLCCGAGGAQMFKEPEAGKKDINIERTEEALATGAQAIAVGCPFCLTMMTDGVKNKEREAEVKVYDLAEMIAKEMGI is encoded by the coding sequence ATGTCTACCTATAAAGTTCCAACCATGGCCGAAATGGCCTCCAATGGCCAAACGCCTGAAGTCTTATTTTGGGTAGGTTGTGCCGGTTCTTTTGATGAGCGATACAAAGCAGTTACTCAGGCATTTGTCAAAATATTGAATAAAGTCGGAGTCAGTTTTGCGGTACTGGGTCCGGAAGAAACGTGCACGGGAGACCCGGCACGACGGGCTGGAAATGAGTTTCTTTTTCAAATGCAGGCTGTTGCAAATATCCAAGTGATGAATGGGTATGAAGTCAAAAAAGTAGTAACAGCTTGCCCGCATTGTTTTAATACAATCAAGAATGAATATCCGGCTCTAGGCGGAAACTATGAGGTCATTCATCATTCTCAGTTTTTACAGCAGTTGATTAATGAAGGCAAAGTTCGCCTTCAGGGTGGCGGAGAGTTTAAGGGTAAAAAGATCACTTTTCACGATTCCTGCTACCTCGGTCGTGCGAATGATGTTTATGAAGCTCCGCGTGAGGTCATCAAGGCCCTCGATGTCGAACTCGTGGAAATGAAGCGCTGCCGAACAAAAGGTCTTTGCTGTGGTGCTGGTGGAGCACAAATGTTTAAAGAACCTGAAGCAGGTAAAAAGGATATTAATATCGAGCGAACTGAAGAAGCTCTAGCGACAGGAGCCCAGGCTATTGCCGTTGGATGTCCGTTTTGCCTCACCATGATGACCGATGGGGTAAAGAATAAAGAGCGAGAAGCAGAGGTCAAAGTTTATGACTTAGCAGAAATGATTGCTAAGGAAATGGGGATTTAG
- a CDS encoding 4Fe-4S dicluster domain-containing protein, with product MSILPQLAFVLILGFAGYILSKRIKFLRRNILLGKAESRNDQANSRWKTMLLVAFGQQKMFKRVVPAFLHLLIYVGFLIINLEVLEFVLDGILGTHRLFAPVLGSAYTVAINSFEFLAVAVLISCLAFLIRRNVMKVERFTKPELKGWPAMDANLILVIEIILMFAILTMNATDQILAGRGDSHYIALGPLFFSSFLKPLYEGFSDGALVFIERFAWWFHIVGILAFAVYVTYSKHLHIFLAFPNTWYSNLKAKGEMQNMPEVTNEVNMMLGLPVENSENPPAEIGRFGAKDINDLSWINVLNAYSCTECGRCTSECPANLTGKKLSPRKIMMDVRDRAEEVGKSLDSGGPGLADGKSLLGDYITKEEINACTSCNACVEACPVNIDPLSIILQMRRYVAMEESGTPAQWNAMFQNMETAFSPWKFSPSDRFNWADKVKEEEMK from the coding sequence ATGAGCATTTTACCACAACTTGCATTTGTGCTGATTTTAGGCTTTGCGGGGTATATTTTGAGCAAACGGATCAAATTTCTTCGAAGAAACATCCTCCTCGGTAAGGCAGAGTCCCGAAATGATCAAGCAAATTCGCGCTGGAAAACCATGCTACTTGTTGCTTTTGGTCAGCAGAAAATGTTTAAACGAGTGGTTCCTGCATTTTTGCATTTGCTCATTTATGTGGGTTTTTTGATTATCAATCTTGAGGTTTTGGAATTTGTGTTGGATGGGATTTTGGGGACCCATCGTCTTTTCGCTCCCGTCTTGGGAAGTGCTTACACTGTTGCCATCAATAGTTTTGAGTTTTTAGCGGTAGCAGTTCTCATTTCATGTCTGGCTTTTTTGATTCGCAGAAATGTTATGAAAGTCGAAAGGTTTACTAAACCTGAGCTAAAAGGATGGCCAGCGATGGATGCCAATTTGATTTTAGTGATTGAGATTATCTTGATGTTTGCCATTCTGACGATGAATGCCACCGATCAGATTTTAGCAGGAAGAGGAGACTCCCATTATATCGCCCTTGGACCTTTGTTTTTCAGTAGCTTTTTGAAGCCTCTGTATGAGGGTTTTTCTGATGGCGCACTCGTTTTTATTGAACGATTTGCCTGGTGGTTTCATATTGTTGGCATTTTGGCTTTTGCTGTCTATGTCACCTATTCCAAACACCTCCATATTTTCTTGGCCTTCCCAAATACTTGGTACTCCAATTTGAAGGCAAAAGGCGAAATGCAAAACATGCCTGAGGTGACCAATGAAGTGAATATGATGCTTGGACTTCCTGTTGAAAATTCAGAAAATCCACCTGCAGAAATAGGTCGATTTGGAGCAAAGGACATCAATGATTTGAGTTGGATCAATGTGCTCAATGCCTATTCCTGTACGGAATGTGGTCGATGTACTTCAGAATGTCCTGCGAATTTGACGGGGAAGAAGCTTTCTCCCCGAAAAATCATGATGGATGTTCGTGATCGGGCAGAGGAAGTAGGAAAAAGTCTTGATTCTGGAGGTCCAGGGCTGGCTGATGGCAAGTCCCTTTTGGGTGATTACATTACCAAAGAGGAAATCAATGCATGTACTAGTTGCAACGCATGTGTCGAAGCTTGTCCAGTCAATATTGATCCCTTATCGATCATTTTGCAAATGCGGCGCTATGTCGCTATGGAGGAATCTGGAACTCCCGCCCAATGGAATGCCATGTTCCAAAATATGGAGACCGCGTTTTCTCCTTGGAAGTTTAGTCCATCAGATCGGTTTAATTGGGCGGATAAAGTAAAAGAAGAGGAAATGAAGTAG
- a CDS encoding RNA polymerase sigma factor produces MKSFFEAHIWPLRGRLYRMVYLWTKDRDLSEDLLQNVFTKTVERQKELQDHPNLGGWLMKTLKNETLTHFRKSSRMSSLDGTEEFSSPETHALESKEEEELIFRLVDQLPQKQKDVFFLREVEEMSYEEIALQLEISLDQVKINLHRARKTVREKLINQGITR; encoded by the coding sequence ATGAAGTCATTTTTCGAAGCACATATCTGGCCACTGAGAGGGAGGCTCTATCGGATGGTCTATTTATGGACCAAGGATCGGGACCTCTCGGAAGATCTGCTTCAAAATGTCTTCACCAAAACTGTGGAGCGTCAAAAGGAACTCCAAGACCATCCTAATCTAGGGGGATGGTTGATGAAAACCTTAAAGAATGAGACCCTCACGCACTTCAGAAAATCAAGCAGGATGAGCAGTCTGGATGGAACTGAAGAATTTTCTAGTCCAGAAACTCATGCGCTAGAAAGCAAAGAAGAGGAGGAGTTGATTTTTAGGCTAGTCGACCAATTACCTCAAAAACAAAAGGATGTTTTCTTTCTGCGAGAGGTAGAAGAAATGAGCTACGAAGAAATTGCCCTCCAACTTGAAATCAGTTTAGATCAAGTTAAAATCAACCTTCACAGAGCACGAAAAACAGTACGGGAAAAATTAATCAACCAAGGAATTACCCGATGA
- a CDS encoding DUF4252 domain-containing protein — MKKIFTLALLVLGLGIQAFAQDDAIQRFFSKYMEDDRFSRVYISPKMMQMAGGFLKNNADGDADAEQLGALIGKIKGIRILSSEEMNGKPLYTEALGTLTRNKYEELMDVQDKSSSLKFMIREEGGLIRELMMVSGSTTSFSLISMLGTFTYNDLNMLAEKTNIPGMEQYNKGSKTKNRF, encoded by the coding sequence ATGAAAAAGATATTCACATTAGCCCTGTTGGTTTTGGGTCTTGGAATCCAAGCCTTCGCTCAAGACGATGCCATCCAACGATTTTTCTCCAAATACATGGAGGATGATCGATTTTCCAGAGTCTACATCTCGCCCAAGATGATGCAGATGGCGGGAGGATTTCTGAAAAATAACGCCGACGGAGACGCCGATGCCGAGCAATTGGGTGCCTTGATCGGAAAAATCAAAGGGATCCGAATTCTATCTTCAGAAGAAATGAATGGCAAACCCTTATACACTGAGGCCCTTGGAACACTGACTCGTAACAAATACGAAGAACTCATGGATGTTCAAGATAAAAGCAGCAGCCTAAAGTTCATGATTCGGGAAGAGGGCGGACTTATTCGCGAATTGATGATGGTCTCCGGCAGCACCACAAGCTTTTCATTAATCTCGATGCTAGGGACATTCACCTACAATGACCTCAATATGCTCGCAGAGAAAACCAACATCCCAGGAATGGAGCAATACAATAAAGGCTCAAAAACCAAGAACCGATT